A region of Geobacillus sp. 46C-IIa DNA encodes the following proteins:
- a CDS encoding IucA/IucC family siderophore biosynthesis protein, with protein sequence MHSISLFLDEEEKTYQSLQTIDPPLARLFWSILPNSRRRIAGRLLQALIRERLIPPERVIWKRAGEEWELFIPLSGIKQINAAVAERFSLGQFVVTHLWLLDGKERNPLSSPLELLELLRSEGLIGFAPNWSGFCAEIANSVINDALVQAAAERRRCRWRDTYGSTYSSSFEWVRAQPRPFSPLVFYEQAVIDGHTLHPCAKTRLGFSVQDMIDYSPEWEANVALPLLAVRRSHCRFVSFSYERMANWVYEQDETLQSVVQNALRAYGLSECEYDVIPVHPWQWKHVIQQRFQNELAAQTIVPIDGGILPAYPLVSVRTFMIPGVSGDHLKTPVNVQMTSAIRIVSPAAAANGPRLSAWLADVLTKERLTPRFRIVSEKAGICFLPRGRTDEEAAALGKQLSAIVRDNPERGLNEGEIALPAVALLSPSFLSNKPVAAELVEEYAEDQAASSMREAALSFFRQYAETLIPPLLVLLCKYGISLEAHLQNSVPVFRRGVPQAMQVRDLGGIRLHSGRFGRHRYPLDELAPSSIVTADIAELQHTFTHAVIHNHLGELIACLSRTFSVEEPLFWQTLADVIEEAFALLACDSESKEQVKQDREALFSPVLPMKALVAMRLTDDLRNHFIETANPLAKWKREE encoded by the coding sequence TTGCATTCGATCAGCCTCTTTCTTGATGAGGAAGAGAAAACATATCAGTCTTTACAAACGATTGACCCGCCGCTGGCCCGTTTGTTTTGGTCTATTTTGCCAAATAGCCGGCGGCGCATCGCCGGCCGGCTGCTGCAGGCGCTCATTCGCGAACGGCTCATTCCCCCTGAACGGGTCATCTGGAAGCGCGCCGGGGAAGAATGGGAACTTTTCATCCCACTCTCCGGGATAAAACAGATCAACGCGGCAGTAGCCGAACGGTTCAGCCTCGGTCAATTTGTCGTCACGCATCTTTGGCTGCTCGACGGAAAGGAGCGAAACCCCCTCTCCTCTCCTTTGGAGCTGCTTGAGCTTCTTCGGAGCGAAGGGCTCATCGGCTTCGCGCCAAACTGGAGCGGATTTTGCGCCGAAATCGCCAACAGCGTGATTAATGACGCGCTTGTCCAAGCCGCGGCCGAGCGGCGACGCTGTCGATGGCGCGATACATACGGATCAACGTACTCGTCTTCGTTCGAGTGGGTGCGCGCTCAGCCGCGGCCGTTCAGTCCGCTCGTCTTTTACGAACAGGCGGTCATTGACGGGCATACGTTGCACCCGTGCGCCAAAACAAGGCTTGGCTTTAGTGTCCAAGATATGATTGACTATTCACCGGAATGGGAAGCGAACGTCGCTCTTCCCTTGCTGGCGGTGCGCCGCAGCCATTGCCGCTTCGTTTCCTTTTCCTATGAACGGATGGCGAATTGGGTTTACGAACAAGATGAAACGTTGCAGTCCGTTGTACAAAACGCGTTGCGGGCATACGGCCTGTCTGAATGCGAATACGACGTCATCCCTGTTCATCCATGGCAATGGAAGCACGTCATCCAACAGCGTTTCCAAAACGAGCTGGCCGCACAAACCATCGTTCCGATCGATGGCGGCATACTGCCTGCTTATCCGCTCGTTTCCGTGCGGACGTTTATGATCCCCGGCGTTTCCGGCGATCATTTGAAAACGCCGGTCAACGTGCAAATGACAAGCGCCATCCGCATTGTATCCCCGGCGGCGGCAGCCAATGGGCCGCGATTATCGGCATGGCTGGCCGATGTACTCACAAAAGAACGGCTCACTCCCCGCTTTCGGATCGTCAGTGAAAAGGCAGGCATCTGCTTCTTGCCTCGCGGCCGAACGGACGAGGAGGCAGCGGCTCTGGGCAAACAGCTCTCGGCCATCGTCCGGGACAATCCGGAACGCGGCCTGAACGAAGGGGAGATCGCGCTGCCGGCCGTGGCGCTTCTTTCTCCGTCTTTCCTAAGCAACAAACCCGTGGCGGCCGAACTTGTCGAGGAATATGCGGAAGATCAAGCGGCAAGCTCCATGCGTGAAGCGGCTTTGTCATTTTTTCGTCAATATGCGGAAACGCTCATTCCGCCGTTGCTCGTTCTTTTATGCAAGTACGGAATCAGTCTCGAAGCCCACTTGCAAAACAGCGTCCCTGTCTTTCGCCGCGGTGTGCCTCAAGCGATGCAAGTTCGCGATTTAGGGGGCATTCGCCTTCATTCCGGTCGTTTCGGACGCCATCGCTACCCGCTCGATGAGCTCGCACCGTCAAGCATTGTGACAGCGGATATCGCCGAGCTGCAGCACACATTCACCCATGCTGTCATTCACAACCATCTTGGCGAGCTGATCGCCTGCTTGTCTCGCACATTCTCTGTTGAGGAACCGCTCTTTTGGCAGACGCTGGCCGACGTGATCGAAGAGGCGTTCGCTTTGCTCGCCTGCGACAGCGAAAGCAAAGAACAGGTCAAACAAGATCGCGAAGCGCTATTTTCCCCGGTGCTGCCGATGAAAGCGCTCGTCGCTATGCGCTTAACGGACGATCTTCGCAACCATTTCATTGAAACGGCCAATCCGCTGGCCAAATGGAAAAGGGAGGAATGA
- a CDS encoding M14 family zinc carboxypeptidase, with protein MDKKKMIGGALAVGLLAFSPWTAAQAEPVKWTNVNAFEEQNGSLFNQENYDFVKFSQIGAKLKEIEKRSNRVKVEVRGTSANGYPLYVVTIADPSTRGKFGKIQALRKQMFKNPGKAQEWLANNEDFKVPIMINGSIHGTEFVGTDAILQLMERFATQNDHVTKQILANTVLIFNVVQNPDGRVQATRFNGAGIDLNRDFITQSQPETRETVELIKEWNPMVFLDTHGYVKNYGPNLQGLIEPCTPPHNPNYEYDLYIKWALEQAKAMEAEILADKASYQGELYKSMEGVYIPYRDDAAGWDDYPPIFTPMYAMYHGAYGHTLEAPTNDWDGVRWQYNAIMGALKFAVEHKQEMIIDQIEMFKRGITFNHPHHPQGFFPNAYILPVDETDPTVTLKAVEHLLRNDIEVKQAAQPFTVGGTTYPKGTYIVPMDQAKAGLANTMLWDGEDITDDTPAMYDISAWSLPELWGFAAIPVNEKVNVPATNVGNVQVQGSLTGKGPYLIPNSSVSAVRLVNTLLQQGIAVKRDERGNFYVEAPANRIAAAVKESGLHISTAAVPADAEPITSVRIALLKDGGMNKQQSHSGTKLALQRLGFQVTELTPVEVAANGLDGFDVFIYSGTENLISFKLSAANKEFGLQSEEQYHAFKANVTAFVQHGGKYIAVGAGASRATYTLGLTDDTIHIGGSNSNGIVRVNYSGTGTTVGYGQGDIGFVYRPVWYTNTGNDIIEATLMNDSGFFVAGHWKNRDAAQGAAVIVRERNADVTLIGLEAGFRDHTDYLFRLLANAIWENKSI; from the coding sequence ATGGATAAAAAGAAAATGATTGGCGGGGCGCTTGCCGTTGGTTTGCTGGCCTTTTCCCCTTGGACAGCTGCGCAAGCCGAGCCGGTCAAATGGACGAACGTCAATGCGTTTGAAGAACAAAACGGAAGCTTGTTTAACCAAGAAAACTATGACTTTGTCAAGTTTTCACAAATCGGCGCCAAACTGAAAGAAATCGAAAAGCGGTCGAACCGCGTCAAAGTGGAAGTGAGGGGAACATCAGCGAATGGTTATCCGCTTTATGTCGTCACGATTGCCGACCCGTCGACGCGCGGCAAATTCGGCAAAATTCAGGCGCTTCGGAAGCAAATGTTCAAAAACCCGGGCAAAGCGCAAGAATGGTTGGCGAACAACGAAGACTTCAAAGTGCCGATCATGATCAACGGTTCGATCCATGGGACTGAATTTGTCGGTACGGACGCCATTCTTCAACTGATGGAACGGTTCGCCACACAAAACGATCACGTGACGAAACAAATTTTAGCGAACACCGTCCTCATTTTTAACGTCGTGCAAAACCCGGACGGGCGCGTGCAGGCGACGCGGTTTAACGGCGCGGGAATCGACTTGAACCGCGATTTTATCACCCAGTCGCAACCGGAAACGCGGGAAACAGTAGAATTAATCAAAGAATGGAATCCGATGGTCTTCCTTGATACGCACGGGTATGTCAAAAACTATGGGCCAAACCTGCAAGGGCTGATCGAACCTTGCACGCCGCCGCATAACCCGAACTATGAATATGACTTGTACATCAAATGGGCGCTCGAGCAGGCAAAAGCGATGGAAGCGGAAATTCTGGCCGACAAAGCCTCTTATCAAGGCGAACTGTACAAATCGATGGAAGGCGTCTATATCCCGTATCGAGACGATGCAGCCGGCTGGGATGACTATCCGCCGATTTTCACGCCTATGTACGCCATGTACCATGGCGCTTACGGTCATACGCTCGAAGCGCCAACTAACGATTGGGACGGCGTGCGCTGGCAATACAACGCGATTATGGGCGCGTTGAAATTCGCTGTTGAACATAAGCAAGAAATGATCATCGACCAAATTGAAATGTTTAAACGCGGAATTACGTTCAACCATCCGCATCATCCGCAAGGCTTTTTCCCGAACGCCTATATTTTGCCGGTCGATGAAACTGATCCGACCGTCACGTTAAAAGCGGTTGAACATCTGCTCCGCAACGACATTGAAGTGAAGCAGGCGGCGCAGCCGTTTACCGTAGGCGGGACAACGTATCCGAAAGGGACGTACATCGTTCCGATGGATCAGGCAAAAGCGGGCTTAGCCAACACGATGCTTTGGGATGGCGAAGACATCACGGACGATACGCCGGCGATGTATGACATCTCGGCATGGAGTTTGCCGGAATTATGGGGATTTGCGGCCATCCCTGTTAACGAGAAGGTGAACGTCCCAGCGACAAACGTAGGAAACGTCCAAGTGCAAGGGTCGTTAACCGGGAAAGGCCCATACCTCATTCCGAACAGCTCGGTCAGCGCCGTCCGTCTCGTGAATACGCTGTTGCAACAAGGCATTGCCGTCAAACGCGATGAGCGCGGAAACTTCTATGTGGAAGCGCCGGCCAACCGCATCGCAGCAGCTGTGAAAGAATCGGGACTGCATATTTCTACCGCCGCTGTTCCGGCTGATGCCGAACCGATTACAAGCGTCCGCATCGCCCTGTTGAAGGACGGCGGGATGAATAAGCAGCAATCCCATTCCGGCACGAAGCTGGCGCTGCAGCGCCTCGGCTTCCAAGTGACTGAATTGACGCCTGTCGAAGTGGCCGCAAACGGTCTTGATGGATTTGACGTCTTTATTTACAGTGGCACGGAAAACTTGATTTCTTTCAAATTGAGTGCCGCGAATAAAGAGTTTGGCTTGCAAAGCGAAGAGCAGTACCACGCCTTCAAAGCAAACGTCACCGCATTTGTCCAACATGGCGGCAAATATATCGCTGTCGGCGCTGGAGCGTCAAGAGCGACCTACACGCTCGGCCTCACCGATGACACGATTCATATCGGCGGCTCAAACAGCAACGGCATCGTCCGTGTCAACTACAGCGGCACAGGGACAACCGTCGGCTACGGCCAAGGCGACATCGGCTTTGTGTACCGCCCGGTATGGTATACAAATACGGGCAATGATATCATCGAAGCGACATTGATGAACGATTCAGGCTTCTTCGTCGCCGGGCATTGGAAAAACCGCGATGCTGCCCAAGGGGCGGCTGTCATTGTCCGCGAACGAAACGCCGACGTCACGTTGATCGGGCTTGAAGCTGGATTCCGTGACCATACTGACTACCTGTTCCGCCTGCTGGCGAACGCCATCTGGGAAAACAAATCGATATGA